TAACGTTAGAAGAGTTGAATGCTCCACGGGTGTTTAAAGATATCGCGGATACCCCGCGCGGCATTGTGCTGGTGACAGGCCCGACCGGTTCAGGGAAATCGACCACGCTGGCAGCCATGATCGACTATATCAACGAGTCACAAATGTCCCATGTGCTGACCGTGGAGGACCCTATCGAATTTGTGCATACCTCTAAAAAATCATTGATTAACCAGCGCGAAGTCGGCCCCCACACCATGTCGTTTGAAAACGCCTTGCGCTCCGCACTGCGTGAGGACCCAGACGTGATTTTGGTGGGCGAGATGCGTGACCTTGAAACCATTCGTCTGGCGTTGACAGCCGCGGAAACTGGCCACTTGGTCTTTGGCACCTTGCACACCAGCTCAGCCGCTAAGACCATCGACCGGGTAGTCGATGTGTTTCCGGCGGCAGAAAAAGAAATGGTTCGCTCGATGTTGTCTGAATCGCTACGCGCCGTGATTTCACAAACGCTATGTAAAACCAAGGATGAGCAAGGCCGGGTTGCCGCGCATGAAATCATGATGGGCACGCCAGCTATCCGCAATTTGATTCGTGAAAACAAAATTGCGCAGATGTACTCCGCGATTCAAACTGGCCAGAGCATGGGTATGCAAACCTTAGACCAGAACCTGCAAGATCTGGTTAAACGCAATGTCATCAGTGCCGCAGAAGCCCGCACTAAGGCTGCTAATCGTGACGCTATCATCGGCTAATACTATGGATAGTACGCAAACCACTGGCGATCACGGCCAAACTGAAAAATTTGTGAATGACCTGCTCAAGCTGATGGTCACACGTAAAGCATCCGATCTTTTTATCACGGCGGGCTTTCCGCCAGCGATGAAGATCGATGGCAAACTGACACCGGTCTCGTCACAAACCCTCACCACGCAACAAACAGCTGAAATTGCAACCGCCGTCATGAATGACAAGCAGGCGCAAGAGTTCAAGCAGACGATGGAATGTAATTTTGCCATCAGCATGGCGGCGGTTGGCCGCTTTCGTGTCAATACGTTTATTCAGCGTAGTGCTGTTGGCTTGGTGTTTCGGGTGATTAACACCAATATTCCCAAGTTTGATGACTTGAAGTTGCCAGTGATTTTGAAAGAAGTGGTGATGGCCAAACGTGGCCTGATCATTTTTGTGGGCGGCACTGGCTCTGGTAAGTCAACGTCAATGGCGGCAATGTTAGGCCATCGCAATGAAAGTAGTTATGGCCACATTATTACCATTGAAGACCCGGTTGAGTTTATTCATGGCCATCGCAATTGTATTGTCACTCAGCGTGAAGTGGGCGTGGATACGGAGAGCTGGCATGCTGCGCTTAAAAACACGCTGCGTCAGGCACCCGATGTGATTATGATTGGGGAGATTCGGGATCGCGAAACCATGGATTATGCGATTGCGTTCTCAGAGACCGGACATTTGTGTTTGGCTACCTTGCACGCCAATAGTACCAATCAGGCGCTGGACCGCATTATTAACTTTTTCCCTGAAGAGCGTCGTCAGCAGTTGTTGATGGACTTATCACTCAATCTACGCTGTGTCGCTTCACAGCGTTTGATCCCCAAAACGGATGGCAGCGGCCGCGTGGCAGCGGTGGAGGTGTTGCTGCATTCGCCCTTGATTTCTGACCTGATTTACAAGGGCGACGTACACGCCATCAAAGAGATCATGGCTAAATCACGTGAGCTGGGGATGCAGACATTCGACCAAGCATTGTTTGATTTATTTGAATCTGGTCAGATTAGTTATGACGATGCTTTGCGCAATGCCGATTCGGTCAATGACTTGCGTTTAAAATTCAAACTCAATAGCAAAGTGACCAATCCTGAGAATCAGGAGCGCAGCAAGATTTCAGATTTAGACATTTTGTAGACGCGCTACTAAGTTAGCGCAATCTAAAACACGTCTGCGATGCTTAAAAGTATCGCAGGCGTGCTGCTTTTAGCTACCGAGATTGCAAGGTTTCTTGCTGAAATACCAGCTTGCCTTGGGTTAAAGTGGTGGTAACTTTGCCAGTGACCGCGTGATTGACAAACGGCGTGTTTTTGCCCTGACTGGTCAAGGCGCGGCCATCTACCCGCCACTCCATTTCCGGGTCATAAATCACCACATCTGCGCTGGCACCTACCTGCAGGTGCCCAGCGGCGATACCCAAGATATTCGCCGGTGTTTGGGTGATTTTTGTCAGTGCTTGTGTTGGTGCAAGCTTGGCTTGTGCAGCCCATTTCAGGGTGAGTGGCAACAGTAGCTCAAGCGCTGAAGCGCCCGCATGCGATTCGGCAAACGGCAGTGCCTTGGCGTCATCATCCACCGGCGTATGGTCTGAGCAAATCGCATCCAGGGTGCCATCCAACAAGCCGGCGCGCAGTGCATCCCGGTCTCGCTGTGTACGCACAGGCGGTTTTAAATGCACCATGCTGTCGAAAAAGCCAATGTCCATATCGGTCAGGTGCAAGTGTTGAATACTCACATCCGCAGATAATGCCATGCCAGATTGTTTGGCTTGACGGATCAGTTCGACTGACTCTGCGGTAGAGACCCGCGCAATGTGCAATTTGACGCCGGTGGCTTGCGCAATACGTAACATGGTTTGCAAGGCTATGCTTTCTGCCGCAGAAGGAATCCCTTTGAGACCTAACCGAGAGGCGACTTCGCCATCATGCGCGACACCATTTTTAGCCAGGTAAGGATCCTCGGCGCGCATAAACAAGGTGTAACCAAAAGAGGCCGCATACTCAAACGCGCGCCACAGTACCTGTGTATCGACAATGGCAGTATCCGCTTGCGAGAAGCCGACGCAGCCGGCCGCCGTTAAGGCATACATTTCAGTCAGCAATTGGCCTTGAAGTTGACGAGTGACCGCGCCCAACGGATACACGTGGGCCAGTGCTTGAGATTTGGCACGGTGCTTAAGCATCTCTACCAAGCCTGGCTCATCTAATACGGGGTCAGTGTCTGGCGGGCAAGCGAGGCTGGTCACGCCACCGGCCATGGCTGCACGTAACTCGCTGAGCAAGGTGGCTTTGTATTCGCTGCCTGGTTCACGCAGGCGGGCGCATAAATCAACCAAGCCGGGTAGTACCCATTTGCCCGTGGCATCCAGTGTTTGATCAGCGATAAAGTCAGCCGGTGCTTCGCCAATCGCGACAATATTGCCGTCGGCGATATACAGGTCTTTGACTTGATCCAGTGATTGGCTGGCATCCATGAGCCGGCCTTGTTTGATGAGGATATTCATGCGGCGTTGCCTCCCCCAAGAATGGCCATCACCGCCATGCGCACTGCAATGCCATAGGTGACTTGCGGCAGAATCACGGATTGCTTCCCGTCGGCGACAGCGGAGTCGATTTCGACGCCTCGATTCATCGGTCCGGGGTGCATCACGATCGCATCCGGTCTGGCAAGGGCCAACCGTTCAGGCGTCAGGCCAAACGTTTGAAAAAATTCTTGCGAGCTAGGGAGCAAGGCACCAGACATGCGCTCATTTTGCAGTCGCAGCATCATGACCACATCGACATCCTTGAGGCCTTGCTCCATATTGTGAAATACCTGTACGCCTAGTTTTTCGACATCGGTCGGCAACAAGGTGCGTGGGGCGATGACGCGGATCTCGGGCACGCCCAAGGTGGTTAATGCGTGAATTTCACTGCGGGCAACGCGGGAATGCAAAACATCGCCCACAATAGCCACGCGCAGATTGTGCATTTCTGGTTTGTATTTGCGGATAGTAAATACGTCAAGCAACCCTTGAGTAGGGTGCGCATGGCGGCCATCGCCGGCGTTGATTACACTGATGTGGGGCGGCACATGCTGTGCAATAAAATGTGCCGCGCCACTTTGCTGATGACGTACCACAAACATGTCCGCGTGCATGGCGATCAAGTTGTTCACCGTATCCAGAATGGTCTCGCCTTTGGATTGCGATGAGGTGCTCACATTGAGGTTGAGCACATCCGCCGACAGACGTTTGGCTGCAATTTCAAATGTGGTGCGCGTACGCGTGCTGTTTTCAAAGAAAATATTGCACACCGTTTTGCCGCGCAGTAACGGCACCTTTTTCACTTCACGCTCGGCCACGCCGACAAAGTTTTCGGCGGTATCCAAAATGTCGTTGAGGATGCGTTTGGGAAGCCCTTCGATACTGAGTAGGTGCTGTAATTGTCCCTGCGCATTGAGTTGCGGGTTATACATGGGTGGTGGCTCCCTTATTTGCAAGCGGGGTAGACTCGGCGATGCTCAGATGCAAGCGCCCTTGCGTATTCATGGCTAGCTCATAAGATTGGTGTGCTAATAATGGTAGGTCTGCACCGACCATGTCTGGGCGAATCGGCAGTTGCGCGCCGCCACGGTTTATCAATACCGCAAGTTGCACCGACGCGGGACGGCCATGATCAAATAATTCGTTCATCACGGCGCGGGTGGTACGTCCGGTATAAAAAATATCATCCACTAAAATAATGTGTTTGGCGTTCACGTCAAAAGGCATCTGTGCTGGTTGCGCCGCTGTTTTGAGGCCGCGTTGCGCGTAGTCATCACGGTACATGGCAGCATCCAATTTGCCATGCGGGATGTCCCGGCCAAGCTCAGCCTGCAAACGATGCAGCAATCTTTCCATCAGCCACACGCCGCCGGTATAAATCCCCACTAGTACCGTTTGGTCTTGAATGCGAGGCTTCAGTTGTTGATACAAATGTTCAAGCAGTTGTTCGGGGTCAGGTAAGGTCATGATTGTCCAGTGCTGTCATGGGGATCTGCTGATAAGGCACGCGTATGGTAGGTATCAAAATACGATTGTAAAATAGTCTGGGCCGCAACTTGATCTAACAACAGTTTTTGTGCGCGGCCTTTAATCCCCGCCTCGCTCAGTGATTGCGAAGCCTCGGCTGAAGTCAAACGCTCATCGATCATCACCACCGGCAAATTAAAACGGCCCTCAAGACGTTGCGCAAATTTTTGTGCCAACGCCGTCATGGCATGCGCCTCACCTTCCATGGACATCGGTAAGCCGACAACCAGCAGGCAAGGCCGCCATTCTTGCAATAATGCGTCAATCTGCGCAAATTTGGCGGCATTTTCTTCTGCGTCTATGGTCAGCAGCGGGTGTGCCAGCTTGAGCAAGGTGTCACCCACGCCCACCCCGATGCGTTTTTCGCCAAAATCAAAGGCTAATACTGTGCCACTGACATCAGGATAACGTCGTTGGGTAATTGGTAAATGGCTTTGGTTGAGGGGTTGTTTACCGCGCTTGATCGCATCAGGCATGGCCAGCGACCTCTGATAACGTCGCAAAGTCGACCCCAAGTTGATGCATGGCCCAGGCTAGTTTGTCGTCATTAGGTAATTTAAAAATGAGTTTATGCAACTGTTGATGGTCTGTCAGTGGCAAATTCAACCAAGCGTTTGCCTGGATTTCTTCTTCGAGTTGGCCTGCAGACCAACCGGTGTAGCCCAACGCAATGAACATATCTTGTGGCGCTTCATCGCGGGCGGCGGCTTCTAAAATGTCCTTGGATGAGGTCATGGCTAATCCATCAGACAGTTCCATGGTGGTATTGAACTCAGTGGCAGGCGTATGCAAGACAAAGCCACGTTCGACTTGCACGGGGCCACCAAAATGCACTTGGCGTTCTTGTTGGTAATCCGTCTCGCACGACATGTCTAGCTGTTCAAACAAGTCGCCCACATTGATTTGCAGCGGATGATTGAGGATCATGCCCATGGCGCCGTCGGCATCGTGGTTACATACCAGAATCACGCTTTTGCTGAAGTAGGGGTCTTCCATCGCCGGCATGGCGATGAGGATTTGTCCGGTCAGATTCATCCGTGTGTCATTAGACGCTAACGCTAACTGTTCATTCATAAAAGGCTGGCTTCTTCCGCACTTAAATAACCGGTAATTTCTAGACCAAACCCGTCCATGCTAGGCATTTTGCGTGGCGTGGCCATCAGGCGCATTTTTTTGACATTAAGGTCGAGTAAAATTTGTGAGCCGATACCGTAATTTCGTAATTCTTGGTTGAGCACCTGTTTTTGGTCTGCGCGCAGAATACGATCCGTCAACCCTAAGCCATCCTCATCATGGTTGATCAGCACGATCACCCCACACGGCACTTTGCTGATCACGCGCATCGCTTCTAGCAGATTCCAGCTGTGCGCTTGATGGCTACGATCGAGCAGGTCGATCATCGACAGTGGCTCATGCACTCTAACCAACACCTCTGTGCTGCTGTGCGGATCACCTTTGACTAATACCAGATGGGTTTCTTGTGCGATATTGTCACGGTAGGCAATGAGGCGCATGGGCCCAAAAACAGTCTCTATATTGCGTTCGGCACTGCGTTCGATCAGTGTTTCATGTGCGGCACGATAATGAATCAGGTCAGCAATCGTGCCAATTTTGATGTCATGCTCAGCCGCGACTTGCATTAAATCGGGCAATCGTGCCATTTCACCGTCATCTTTTAAAATCTCGCAGATCACACTGGCAGGTTCGCAGCCAGCGAGTTGCGCCAAGTCGCAGCCTGCCTCAGTGTGCCCGGCGCGCACCAACACGCCACCATTCATGGCCGACAATGGGAAAATATGGCCAGGGCTGACGATACTGCGCGCATTGGCCTGTTTGGCAATCGCTGCACGGATGGTAGTGGCGCGGTCTGCCGCTGAAATGCCCGTGGTTACGCCTTCTGCGGCCTCAATGGAGACTGTAAAGTTAGTCCCCAGCCGGGTGCCATTTTTTTGCACCATGGGCGGCAAATCTAACTGACGACAACGTTGCTCGGTCAGTGTAAGACAAATCAAGCCGCGACCAAATTTGGCCATGAAGTTGATATGTTCTGCGGTGACGAATTCGGCGGCGATGACAAAATCACCTTCATTTTCACGGTGTTCGTCGTCGACCAGAATCACCATTTTTCCGGCACGAATGTCGGCAATAATGGCTTCAATAGGGCTAATTTGCGCCGACATTATTCTTGTCCCCAAGCTTGCATACGTTCGACATAGCGCGCAATTAAGTCGATTTCGAGATTGACTGGGTCTCCGGCGTTGGCATATTGCATCATGGTGTGCTCCATGGTGTGCGGGATGAGATTAATGCTCACCTCGTCTTGGCTGATCTCATTCACGGTTAGACTGATACCGTTCACGCACAAAGAGCCTTTTTTGGCGATGTATTTGCTGATGGCGTGCGGCGCGCGTATTTTAAGCAGCCAGCATTCGCCGACCGGCGCCAGGGTGGTGATGGTGCCTATCGCATCGACATGCCCCGTGACTAAATGACCGCCTAGCCGATCCGACAGTCGCATGGCTTTTTCTAGATTGACCGGCCCCGGCTTACTTAAGCCGTGCGTCACTTCGAAGGTGACTTTTGACACCATGACGTTAAAGCTATGTGCGTCGAACGCCGTCACAGTCAGGCAGACGCCATTGACGGCAATGCTATCTCCCAGTTGCACATCTTGCATTCCCAGTTCCTCAGCTTCGATGCGTAATGCGCAGTCTTCACCATGCGGAACCACTTCGGCAATCCTGCCGACGGTTTGAATAATCCCAGTAAACATGGTGTGATTTTATCAGTGCTGCATGCTAAAGTAATCACATTCCATCAACATTTTTCAATAGTACGGGGTCGGAGGATTTTTGTGCGCCTAGATGATTTGGAAGAAAGTCAGCATGTTGAAGACAGTCGTGGCCGTGGAATGGTGGGCGGTCGCAGTATTGGCATTGGAACAATTGCGCTTGCGCTGGTTGCCATGTATTTTGGCGTAGACCCTAATCTGGTGCTCAACAGTGCTCAGCAGACACCATCTGCAACGTCCGCGCAAACGGCGCCCGCAGACAAGGCTGACCCGCAGATTAAGTTTGTTTCACAAGTGCTGTGGAGCACCGAGCAAGTTTGGCAAGGCTTGTTTTCTGCGGCAGGGCAGCAATATCAGCCACCTACGCTCGACATTTTTTCGGATGCAACGCAGACAGCCTGCGGCCAAGGTCAAGCCGCGA
This Methylophilus medardicus DNA region includes the following protein-coding sequences:
- a CDS encoding type IV pilus twitching motility protein PilT, with translation MDISDLLAFSVKNKASDLHLSSGLPPMIRVHGDVRKINLPAMEHAEVHRMLYDIMNDSQRKVYEETLECDFSFEIPDLARFRVNAFNQQRGAGAVFRTIPSKVLTLEELNAPRVFKDIADTPRGIVLVTGPTGSGKSTTLAAMIDYINESQMSHVLTVEDPIEFVHTSKKSLINQREVGPHTMSFENALRSALREDPDVILVGEMRDLETIRLALTAAETGHLVFGTLHTSSAAKTIDRVVDVFPAAEKEMVRSMLSESLRAVISQTLCKTKDEQGRVAAHEIMMGTPAIRNLIRENKIAQMYSAIQTGQSMGMQTLDQNLQDLVKRNVISAAEARTKAANRDAIIG
- a CDS encoding PilT/PilU family type 4a pilus ATPase, whose amino-acid sequence is MDSTQTTGDHGQTEKFVNDLLKLMVTRKASDLFITAGFPPAMKIDGKLTPVSSQTLTTQQTAEIATAVMNDKQAQEFKQTMECNFAISMAAVGRFRVNTFIQRSAVGLVFRVINTNIPKFDDLKLPVILKEVVMAKRGLIIFVGGTGSGKSTSMAAMLGHRNESSYGHIITIEDPVEFIHGHRNCIVTQREVGVDTESWHAALKNTLRQAPDVIMIGEIRDRETMDYAIAFSETGHLCLATLHANSTNQALDRIINFFPEERRQQLLMDLSLNLRCVASQRLIPKTDGSGRVAAVEVLLHSPLISDLIYKGDVHAIKEIMAKSRELGMQTFDQALFDLFESGQISYDDALRNADSVNDLRLKFKLNSKVTNPENQERSKISDLDIL
- a CDS encoding dihydroorotase, with amino-acid sequence MNILIKQGRLMDASQSLDQVKDLYIADGNIVAIGEAPADFIADQTLDATGKWVLPGLVDLCARLREPGSEYKATLLSELRAAMAGGVTSLACPPDTDPVLDEPGLVEMLKHRAKSQALAHVYPLGAVTRQLQGQLLTEMYALTAAGCVGFSQADTAIVDTQVLWRAFEYAASFGYTLFMRAEDPYLAKNGVAHDGEVASRLGLKGIPSAAESIALQTMLRIAQATGVKLHIARVSTAESVELIRQAKQSGMALSADVSIQHLHLTDMDIGFFDSMVHLKPPVRTQRDRDALRAGLLDGTLDAICSDHTPVDDDAKALPFAESHAGASALELLLPLTLKWAAQAKLAPTQALTKITQTPANILGIAAGHLQVGASADVVIYDPEMEWRVDGRALTSQGKNTPFVNHAVTGKVTTTLTQGKLVFQQETLQSR
- a CDS encoding aspartate carbamoyltransferase catalytic subunit, translating into MYNPQLNAQGQLQHLLSIEGLPKRILNDILDTAENFVGVAEREVKKVPLLRGKTVCNIFFENSTRTRTTFEIAAKRLSADVLNLNVSTSSQSKGETILDTVNNLIAMHADMFVVRHQQSGAAHFIAQHVPPHISVINAGDGRHAHPTQGLLDVFTIRKYKPEMHNLRVAIVGDVLHSRVARSEIHALTTLGVPEIRVIAPRTLLPTDVEKLGVQVFHNMEQGLKDVDVVMMLRLQNERMSGALLPSSQEFFQTFGLTPERLALARPDAIVMHPGPMNRGVEIDSAVADGKQSVILPQVTYGIAVRMAVMAILGGGNAA
- the pyrR gene encoding bifunctional pyr operon transcriptional regulator/uracil phosphoribosyltransferase PyrR produces the protein MTLPDPEQLLEHLYQQLKPRIQDQTVLVGIYTGGVWLMERLLHRLQAELGRDIPHGKLDAAMYRDDYAQRGLKTAAQPAQMPFDVNAKHIILVDDIFYTGRTTRAVMNELFDHGRPASVQLAVLINRGGAQLPIRPDMVGADLPLLAHQSYELAMNTQGRLHLSIAESTPLANKGATTHV
- the ruvX gene encoding Holliday junction resolvase RuvX — translated: MPDAIKRGKQPLNQSHLPITQRRYPDVSGTVLAFDFGEKRIGVGVGDTLLKLAHPLLTIDAEENAAKFAQIDALLQEWRPCLLVVGLPMSMEGEAHAMTALAQKFAQRLEGRFNLPVVMIDERLTSAEASQSLSEAGIKGRAQKLLLDQVAAQTILQSYFDTYHTRALSADPHDSTGQS
- a CDS encoding YqgE/AlgH family protein translates to MNEQLALASNDTRMNLTGQILIAMPAMEDPYFSKSVILVCNHDADGAMGMILNHPLQINVGDLFEQLDMSCETDYQQERQVHFGGPVQVERGFVLHTPATEFNTTMELSDGLAMTSSKDILEAAARDEAPQDMFIALGYTGWSAGQLEEEIQANAWLNLPLTDHQQLHKLIFKLPNDDKLAWAMHQLGVDFATLSEVAGHA
- the ribBA gene encoding bifunctional 3,4-dihydroxy-2-butanone-4-phosphate synthase/GTP cyclohydrolase II; protein product: MSAQISPIEAIIADIRAGKMVILVDDEHRENEGDFVIAAEFVTAEHINFMAKFGRGLICLTLTEQRCRQLDLPPMVQKNGTRLGTNFTVSIEAAEGVTTGISAADRATTIRAAIAKQANARSIVSPGHIFPLSAMNGGVLVRAGHTEAGCDLAQLAGCEPASVICEILKDDGEMARLPDLMQVAAEHDIKIGTIADLIHYRAAHETLIERSAERNIETVFGPMRLIAYRDNIAQETHLVLVKGDPHSSTEVLVRVHEPLSMIDLLDRSHQAHSWNLLEAMRVISKVPCGVIVLINHDEDGLGLTDRILRADQKQVLNQELRNYGIGSQILLDLNVKKMRLMATPRKMPSMDGFGLEITGYLSAEEASLL
- a CDS encoding riboflavin synthase; the protein is MFTGIIQTVGRIAEVVPHGEDCALRIEAEELGMQDVQLGDSIAVNGVCLTVTAFDAHSFNVMVSKVTFEVTHGLSKPGPVNLEKAMRLSDRLGGHLVTGHVDAIGTITTLAPVGECWLLKIRAPHAISKYIAKKGSLCVNGISLTVNEISQDEVSINLIPHTMEHTMMQYANAGDPVNLEIDLIARYVERMQAWGQE